A genome region from Dreissena polymorpha isolate Duluth1 chromosome 16, UMN_Dpol_1.0, whole genome shotgun sequence includes the following:
- the LOC127861494 gene encoding vacuolar protein sorting-associated protein 72 homolog encodes MAGLAASREKRSNAGAKMASLLEAEDDDDFYKTTYGGFNEEEDDREYESEFSESDYDDSDIDIDEADEVRSDMEDEEPKKRKRGAGVSTKAYKEPAQKKTKEGEPEKKPKPAEKKKPKPPPSIQIYQSSPEKKSLRKSTADRSKEREEREKERQLKAQMLKDIATQKRVAEVRRLTQEELLEEAKITEELNIQSLENYQRLELEKKCRRAIKNTQTGPVIRYHSLTMPLIEELPDDDEEENKAMEESNEKCERTFITFTDERLVKEYFPGKKNKLPLRQFCPVTRLPAKYFDPITNTPYATLQAFKIIRDSYAQQLQNEGHRKSRGSFSDLSSEVAIKT; translated from the exons ATGGCAGGGTTGGCAGCCAGCAGAGAGAAGCGCAGCAATGCCGGTGCCAAGATGGCTTCACTTCTTGAAGCAGAAGATGATGATGACTTTTACAAAACCACATATGGAGGATTTAATGAG GAAGAAGATGACCGAGAGTACGAGTCAGAGTTTTCAGAGAGTGACTATGATGACTCAGACATAGATATTGACGAGGCTGATGAGGTGCGCAGTGACATGGAGGACGAGGAACCCAAGAAGAGGAAGAGAGGGGCTGGTGTCAGCACTAAGGCTTACAAG GAACCAGCTCAGAAGAAAACAAAAGAAGGAGAGCCAGAAAAGAAGCCAAAGCCAGCGGAGAAAAAGAAGCCTAAACCTCCCCCGTCCATTCAAATCTATCAGTCCAGCCCAG aaaaaaagaGTTTGCGCAAGTCCACCGCAGATCGGTCCAAAGAGCGTGAGGAGCGTGAGAAAGAGAGGCAGTTGAAGGCACAGATGCTAAAGGACATCGCAACCCAGAAACGTGTCGCCGAGGTACGACGTCTCACCCAGGAGGAGCTGTTGGAGGAGGCCAAAATCACAGAGGAGCTCAATATACAGTCACTAG AAAACTATCAGAGATTGGAGCTTGAGAAGAAGTGTCGTCGGGCCATAAAGAACACACAGACTGGTCCAGTGATCCGGTACCACTCCCTTACTATGCCTCTCATAGAAGAATTGCCAGATGATGATGAAGA GGAAAACAAAGCAATGGAAGAGTCCAACGAAAAATGTGAGAGGACATTCATCACCTTCACAGATGAGAGACTTGTCAAGGAATATTTTCCTGGCAAGAAAAACAAGCTCCCTCTTCGACAGTTCTGTCCCGTTACCAGGCTTCCAGCCAAGTACTTTGATCCCATAACAAACACGCCCTACGCCACTCTGCAAGCGTTCAAGATCATACGAGACAGCTATGCTCAACAGTTGCAGAATGAAGGACACAGGAAATCAAGAGGAAGTTTTAGTGACCTTTCATCGGAGGTAGCAATTAAGACCTGA